CCCTCGGCTCTTTCTGGGCCTATTACGAACTCGGCTGGGGCGGCTGGTGGTTCTGGGATCCGGTCGAAAACGCCAGCTTCATGCCCTGGCTGGCGGGCGCGGCCCTGCTGCACAGTGCGGTGGTGACCGAGCGGCGTGGCGCGCTCGCGGGCTGGACGGTCTTCCTCGCCCTTCTGGCCTTCACCTTCTCCATGTTGGGCGCCTTCCTCGTGCGCTCAGGCGTCCTAACCAGTGTCCACGCCTTCGCCGTCGATCCGGAGCGCGGGCTGATGCTGCTGGGCATACTCGGCGTCACGGCGGGCGCAGCCTTCGCCCTGTTCGCCTGGCGGGCGCCGAGGCTGACGGGCGGCGGCCTGTTCGCGCCGATCAGTCGCGAGGGCGCGCTGGTGCTCAACAACCTGTTCCTGACCGCGGCGGCGGCGACGGTCCTGCTCGGCACCCTCTATCCGCTGATCCTTCAGGCGGCGACCGGCGCGACCATCTCGGTCGGCCCGCCCTATTTCGCCCTGACCTTCACCCCCCTGATGGTGGTCGCCTTCCTGATCCTGCCCGCCGGGCCCCTGCTGGCGTGGAAGCGCGGCGACCTCAAGGGCGCAGGCCAGAGGCTGGCGGTCGCGGCGGGCCTCTCTCTCGTATGCGCCCTTCTGGGCTGGATGGCCTTCGAGCCCCGCAAGGCCGTGGCGGCGGGCGGAATCGCCATCGGCGCCTGGCTGATTCTCGGCGCACTGGCCGAGGTCGCCGAGCGTTTGCGTCTGTTCCGTGTTCCCCTGGCTGAAGTCGGGCGTCGGACCCGCGCCCTGCCGCTCGGCGCCTGGGGCATGACCCTGGCCCATGCCGGGCTCGGCCTGTTCGTGCTCGGCGCCGTGGTCGAGACCGGCTTCAAGGTCGAGGCCGCCGCGCCCTTGGGCCTCGACGGGACGGTGACGGCGGGCCGCTATTCCGTACGTCTCGACGACGTCCGTATCGTCGAGGGCCCCAACTATCTGGCAGAGCAGGGCCATCTGACCGTCACCCCGACCGACGGCGGCCCCGAGCGGACCGTCATCGCCGAGCGCCGCTTCTTCCCCGCCGGGGGGCAGACCACGACCGAGGTCGGCCTCGATTTCCGCGGGCTGGACGACGTCTATGTCGTGCTGGGCGAGCGCAGATCGACGCCTGAGGCCGACCGGGCCTGGACGGTTCGGGTCTACTGGAACCCCTGGGCGAGGCTGATCTTCCTCGGGCCTCTGGTCATGGCCATCGGCGGGGTTCTGTCCCTGCTGGACCGCCGCCTTCGCATCGGCGTCGCGGGGCGCAAGACGGCCGTGGAGAGCGCCGCGTGAGAACCGCCGCGATCGCCTTCGGTTTCGCACTTCTCGCCGGCGCGGTGATGGCCGAACCCGCCGCCGCGCCCGACCAGCCCTTGACCTCCGCATCGCAGGAAGCGCGGGCTCAAAGACTGTTCCAGGACATCCGCTGCGTCGTCTGCCAGCACGAGTCCATCGCCGACAGCCCGGCCGGCATTGCCGCCGACATGCGCCGCCTCGTGCGTGAGGAGATCACGTCGGGCGCCACCGACAAATCGATCCGTGAGGATCTGGTTCGCCGCTGGGGCGACTACATCCTGTTCAAGCCGCCGGTGAAGGCCGCGACCTGGCTGCTCTGGTTCGGGCCGCTGCTGCTGGTGCTGATCGTGGGCGCGGCCTTCGCCGTCCTGTCCTTGCGCAAAAAGCCCGTGACGGCCCCGCTTTCGCCCGAGGAGGAGCGGCGGCTGGAGGAACTTCTCCACCCGGAAGGAGTTCGCCCCGATCCTGACGCAACTTCGTCCCACGACTGACGTCGGGCGCGATCAACGATCCGTTCGGCGACGTTGTGGCTTCGGCTGTAACGGGCCTATATCTCAACGCGAAACGGCCTCCACACGAGGCCGAAAGAGGATCGCAAGACG
The genomic region above belongs to Brevundimonas goettingensis and contains:
- a CDS encoding heme lyase CcmF/NrfE family subunit gives rise to the protein MISEFGAYALILALVLAVLQTVMAAAGRIRRSPVLAGAAQGAAIASACLVALAFAALIFAFVTSDFSVANVANNSHTDKPMLYKVAGAWGSHEGSLVLWCLVMTGFGAALARASGLPFGLKTSAVGVQGALGSLFLAFAVFTSNPFARLDPAPFQGASLNPLLQDPALAFHPPLLYAGYVGFSVTFSLAVAALIEGRVDPAWGRWVRPWALASWVLLTVGITLGSFWAYYELGWGGWWFWDPVENASFMPWLAGAALLHSAVVTERRGALAGWTVFLALLAFTFSMLGAFLVRSGVLTSVHAFAVDPERGLMLLGILGVTAGAAFALFAWRAPRLTGGGLFAPISREGALVLNNLFLTAAAATVLLGTLYPLILQAATGATISVGPPYFALTFTPLMVVAFLILPAGPLLAWKRGDLKGAGQRLAVAAGLSLVCALLGWMAFEPRKAVAAGGIAIGAWLILGALAEVAERLRLFRVPLAEVGRRTRALPLGAWGMTLAHAGLGLFVLGAVVETGFKVEAAAPLGLDGTVTAGRYSVRLDDVRIVEGPNYLAEQGHLTVTPTDGGPERTVIAERRFFPAGGQTTTEVGLDFRGLDDVYVVLGERRSTPEADRAWTVRVYWNPWARLIFLGPLVMAIGGVLSLLDRRLRIGVAGRKTAVESAA
- a CDS encoding cytochrome c-type biogenesis protein; translation: MRTAAIAFGFALLAGAVMAEPAAAPDQPLTSASQEARAQRLFQDIRCVVCQHESIADSPAGIAADMRRLVREEITSGATDKSIREDLVRRWGDYILFKPPVKAATWLLWFGPLLLVLIVGAAFAVLSLRKKPVTAPLSPEEERRLEELLHPEGVRPDPDATSSHD